The Coffea arabica cultivar ET-39 chromosome 8e, Coffea Arabica ET-39 HiFi, whole genome shotgun sequence genome window below encodes:
- the LOC113703744 gene encoding ACT domain-containing protein ACR2-like, whose amino-acid sequence MAKFCWPYFDPDFDGLSERVYGPVCRVTIDNESSDECTVLKIDSVNKQGLLLEVVQALTDMNLTILKSYISSDAGWFMDVFHVKDGSGNKVTDQNVINYIQKAIGANKEAMVKARARNTKFLESKTSAHEPTAIEMRGKDRPGLFSEISAALADLHINVVEAHAWSHNARLACVAYISDQSTSSPIDDHRLATIEDHLTTVLRATTSQNTGDDVCTNQQEVKHFAGLPDHGRWEGTMTDVERRLHQLMLSVRDFDGPPSASGPSSSWPRSTANIPLGGHDDEEEREKKECQVRIESCDEKGYSIVTVSCKDRRRLMFDTVCTLTDLQYVIFHASVDSDEGYAFQEYFIRHVDGCALNTEGEKERVIKCLEAAIERRVCEGIRLELRATNRVGLLSDITRVLRENGLAVVRADIATQGENAVNAFYVRDMSGNDVDMEFIKTMKREMGPIDLDVKNETPIIRRTSPGNGNGNGSGNGRPRFSVGDILRSHVERLSHNIAIG is encoded by the exons ATGGCAAAATTCTG TTGGCCTTACTTTGACCCCGATTTTGATGGCCTTTCAGAAAGAGTTTACGGCCCTGT ATGCAGAGTTACAATTGACAATGAAAGCTCAGACGAGTGCACCGTTTTAAAG ATCGATAGCGTAAACAAGCAGGGCCTACTTCTGGAGGTGGTGCAGGCGCTTACTGATATGAACCTCACCATATTGAAGAGCTACATTTCCTCTGATGCTGGATGGTTCATGGACG TTTTTCATGTTAAAGATGGAAGTGGGAACAAAGTTACTGATCAGAATGTTATCAACTATATACAGAAG GCCATTGGAGCAAATAAGGAGGCCATGGTAAAAGCAAGGGCCAGAAATACCAAGTTCTTAGAGTCCAAGACATCTGCTCATGAACCCACAGCAATAGAGATGAGGGGAAAAGACAGGCCTGGCCTTTTCTCTGAAATTTCTGCCGCCTTGGCCGATCTTCATATTAATGTGGTGGAAGCACATGCATGGAGCCACAATGCTCGCTTAGCATGCGTTGCCTACATCTCCGACCAATCCACATCCTCTCCGATTGATGACCACCGCCTCGCCACCATCGAAGACCACCTTACCACGGTCCTCAGAGCCACCACGTCTCAAAACACCGGAGATGACGTCTGCACCAAccaacaagaggtgaaacaTTTTGCTGGCCTTCCCGATCATGGCCGCTGGGAAGGCACCATGACTGATGTGGAACGCCGGTTGCATCAGCTCATGCTCTCCGTTCGCGACTTTGACGGGCCTCCTTCAGCTTCAGGGCCGTCGAGCTCGTGGCCGAGGTCCACGGCGAATATTCCACTTGGTGGCCACGATGATGAGGAGGAGCGGGAGAAGAAAGAATGCCAGGTGCGGATTGAGAGCTGTGATGAGAAGGGATATTCAATAGTCACAGTGAGTTGTAAGGATCGGAGAAGGCTCATGTTTGATACTGTTTGCACTCTTACCGACCTGCAATACGTCATCTTCCATGCTTCCGTTGATTCTGATGAAGGTTATGCATTTCAG GAGTATTTCATAAGGCACGTTGATGGCTGTGCCTTGAATACAGAGGGCGAAAAGGAAAGAGTCATAAAATGCTTGGAGGCCGCCATAGAGCGTAGGGTTTGTGAG GGTATTCGATTAGAGTTACGTGCAACTAATAGGGTAGGACTTCTTTCTGACATAACTCGGGTTCTTCGGGAGAATGGCCTAGCTGTAGTCAGGGCAGATATAGCAACACAGGGCGAGAATGCGGTAAATGCCTTCTATGTGAGGGATATGTCAGGCAACGACGTCGATATGGAGTTTATTAAAACAATGAAGAGAGAGATGGGACCAATAGATCTTGATGTCAAAAATGAAACACCAATTATCAGGCGAACCTCACCtggaaatggaaatggaaatGGAAGTGGAAATGGAAGGCCTCGGTTCTCTGTTGGGGACATTCTGAGGTCTCACGTTGAGCGTTTATCCCACAACATCGCCATCGGATAA
- the LOC113703743 gene encoding probable glycosyltransferase At5g25310 codes for MVTYTNHTNAAGGDHDHNNNNNNNDSSSTENFHGTGSGGSGSSTSTSSSSSSNYCVWLVCSVMFLVSSVMVVAVFTIVSSSSSSSSIAAWSPPFKFSAFKSAGTTTKTATPPNISSSKSLAYYFIPNNIISAAATTTLTPPPDSHLPSPIILTRQEILERGLAKARAAIREAAASHRNFSVTTFSAHIYRNPAAFFQSYAEMEKRFKVYVYEEGELPIVHYGPCKNIYAIEGRFIHEMEHGGNRFRTRDPHSGHVYFMPFSVTWMVKYLYKPNTYNISPLKQFASDYVRVISTKHPFWNRTQGADHFMLSCHDWGPHASRGNPFLYNTSIRVLCNANSSEGFNPRKDVSLPEIQLYDGDVSRKIRNPPPANRSRPYLAFFAGGLHGPIRPTLVQHWKGRDAAIPVYEYLPKGLDYYTFMLKSKFCLCPSGHEVASPRIVEAIYAECIPVILSKHYVLPFSDVLRWEAFSIKVEISEIPRLKEILMAIPDDEYRRLKEGLRAVRRHFVLNHPAQRFDMFHMILHSVWLRRLNFRLAQKL; via the exons ATGGTGACTTATACAAACCATACCAACGCCGCCGGTGGTGATCATGATcataacaacaacaacaataataatgatAGTAGTAGTACGGAAAACTTTCACGGGACAGGAAGCGGCGGTAGTGGAAGTAGTACGAGTACTAGCAGTAGTTCTTCTTCTAATTACTGCGTATGGCTTGTTTGCAGCGTCATGTTTCTAGTGTCGTCGGTGATGGTCGTGGCGGTTTTCACCATcgtctcttcttcttcttcttcttcttctattgcTGCTTGGTCGCCACCTTTCAAATTCTCAGCATTCAAGTCCGCCGGAACAACGACGAAAACAGCCACGCCTCCTAATATTTCCTCCTCCAAATCACTGGCCTACTATTTCATTCCCAACAACATCATCTCTGCTGCTGCCACTACTACTCTTACTCCTCCACCTGATTCTCACCTTCCTTCCCCAATTATTCTC ACAAGGCAAGAGATTCTGGAAAGAGGACTTGCAAAAGCACGAGCAGCGATTAGAGAAGCCGCAGCTTCTCATCGGAATTTTTCTGTAACCACCTTCTCCGCCCATATTTACCGCAATCCTGCTGCTTTTTTCCA GAGTTATGCTGAGATGGAAAAGAGATTTAAAGTGTACGTATACGAAGAAGGGGAGCTACCAATTGTACATTACGGGCCGTGCAAAAATATATATGCGATTGAAGGAAGATTCATACACGAAATGGAGCACGGTGGCAACAGATTCAGGACCAGAGATCCTCATTCGGGTCACGTGTATTTCATGCCTTTCAGCGTCACTTGGATGGTCAAATACCTCTACAAGCCCAATACATACAATATCTCCCCACTGAAACAGTTTGCATCTGATTACGTGAGGGTCATCTCCACAAAACACCCCTTCTGGAATAGAACCCAAGGAGCCGATCACTTCATGCTCTCCTGCCATGATTGG GGACCGCATGCCTCAAGGGGCAATCCATTTCTTTACAACACATCAATAAGGGTCTTGTGCAATGCCAACTCCTCAGAGGGATTCAACCCAAGAAAAGATGTCAGCCTGCCTGAAATTCAACTTTATGATGGTGATGTGTCGCGCAAAATCCGGAACCCTCCACCAGCCAACAGATCAAGACCCTATCTGGCCTTCTTTGCCGGTGGATTGCATGGTCCAATCCGGCCCACTCTTGTCCAGCACTGGAAGGGCCGGGACGCCGCCATCCCTGTCTATGAATATCTGCCTAAAGGTCTAGATTACTACACCTTCATGCTGAAATCAAAGTTTTGCCTGTGCCCTAGCGGGCATGAAGTCGCCAGCCCTAGAATCGTTGAGGCCATTTATGCTGAATGCATCCCTGTGATCCTCTCGAAGCATTATGTTTTGCCATTTAGCGATGTGTTAAGATGGGAAGCTTTCTCCATAAAGGTTGAGATATCTGAGATCCCTCGACTGAAGGAGATTTTGATGGCTATTCCGGACGATGAGTACAGGAGGCTTAAAGAGGGGTTGAGAGCTGTGAGGAGACATTTTGTATTGAACCACCCAGCTCAGAGGTTTGATATGTTTCATATGATACTGCATTCTGTATGGCTTAGGCGCTTAAATTTTAGGCTTGCTCAGAAGCTATAG